In Longimicrobium sp., the genomic window TCGTGCCGGGGGCCGCCCGGCCGATCCGTCGGCGCGAGACTCCCCTGTCCCCTGTCCCTCACCGGTCCTCCTCCTCCGCATCGCTGGCGCGCTCGAGGACGTAGTCCAGGTCCTCCACCCCCGCGGCGCGGAAGAGCTTGCGGCGGATGCGGCGGTCATAGAGCTGCCACTTCAGCCGCTGCTGCTCGTCGTCGTCCTCGTCTCCCGTCAGGAACCCGCAGTCGATCTCGAACCCGCCCGCGCGGCTGCGCCCCCCGCCGTACGGCCGCCCCCGCAGGTCCTCGCCCAGCGCGTCCTTCAGGAAGCGGTCTACCCGGAGCGTGCTCTTGTTGGTGCGCAGGCTGCCGGAGATGGCCTCGCGGCCGTCGTCGCCGGCCAGCAGACCATAGACGATGGCGGTGTGCACGTTCTCCTCGGTCAGCAGGAAGTCGGCGGCCTGGGGGATGGCGTCGCGGTCGCTCATGCGCACCGAGCCCACCCCGGCGATGGAGAAGCCGTTGCGCACCGTGCGCCCGCCCAGCGCCTTCTCGATCACCCGCAGCGTGGCGTGCGACTTCTGCACGCACAGCACCTTCTCCAGCAGGTCGCTGTCCATGAAGCGGCTGAGGTACGCCGCGGCTTGGTACTCGGGCGGCCGCGCGCGCACGAAGCCGTCGGTCTCGCTGTGCAGCCCGTGCATCAGCGCCGTGGCCAGCCGCACGTGCGACTCGTCGGTGGGCTCCAGCTTCAGGATCACCCCGCTCTGCAGGTACTCCGAGAGGATGGTGGCCGCCGCGCCCAGCGGCCGCACGTCGCTGAAGATGGGGTCGAGGTAGTCCTGCGGATCGTGGTGGTCGATGACGGCCAGCGTGGGCACCCCCGCCGTCTTCAGCCGCTCGGTGAGGTGCGTGGTCGTCCCCTGGTTGTCGACGAACACGGCCGCGGCGTAGCGTTCCAGGTCCACCTCGGCGTCGAAGCGCACCAGGTGGATCTCGAGGAGGTTGACCAGCGCCAGGTTCTCGGGATGGCTGATCTGCCCGTCGTACACGATGTCGGCGGAGATGCCGAACACCTCCGCCAGCTCGCGGTAGGCCATGGCCGACGAGATGGCGTCGGGGTCGGGAAAGTCCTGGATGGCCACGACGTGGCGCTCGCCGCGGCGCGACTCCAGCAGCCGCGCCAGCCCCACCACGGGCGAGGCGTGCGCCTCTGCGACGGGTGCATCCTGCACGGGAGATTGCGGTTGCGGGGACTGCCCCATCATGGGCGACGGCGTTCGCGGGGGGTGGGCACGCTCCGGACGGATGGTACACGCGCGAGGGCCGTGCCAGTGAAGTACGAGAGTACGAGAGTACGAGAGTGCGGAAGTGCGGAAGTGCGTGAGTGCGGGAGTGCGGGAGTGCGGAAGTGCGGAAGTGCGGAAGTGCGGAAGTGCGTGAGTGCGTGAACGTCAGATGTGGGGAACCGCTTCAATGCGTGGCCGCGGCCTCGCGCCCTCTCCGGCCGGCTTAGGCCGTCCACCTCTCCCGTACCGGGAGAGGTAGCTGCCACACCTAACCGGCACGCGGATGCATCAGCGCGACCAGAGGTTGCAGGACTCGCCGGAGGATTGGCAGCCCCCCTCGCCCGGTACGGGAGAGGGCGAGCGCTCCAAGGCGCGGGGAGAGGGCCCGCGGCGCGCACCACCATCCGCTCAGCAGCAACGTCGCGCGGCACGCCTGACCCAACGCACTTCCGCACTTCCGCACTTCCGCACTTCCCCTACGCCCCCACCCCCGTCAGCCCGATTGGCGGCGTGCGGGACTGGGCGTCGTGGAAGAGGAATCCCTGCGTGAGGTGCACGCCGATCTGCTTCACCGTCTGGTACTCCTCCTCGCGCTCCACCCCTTCCGCGATCACCTTGATCCCGTGGTCGTTGGCGAACTGCACCATCGTCTCCACCAGGTTCTGCTTCATGAAGTTCGTGTCGATCCCGCTGATCAGCGAGATGTCGAGCTTGATGAAGTCCGGCGACAGGTTGGCGATGCTTCCCAGCCCCGCGTACCCGCTCCCCGCGTCGTCCACCGCGAAGCGGAAGCCCCGGTCGCGGAACTCCTTCAGGTAGCCCTGGAAGGTGGGATAGTCCGTGATCGCCGTCCGCTCGGTGATCTCCAGCACGATGCGGTCGGGGTGCGGAACGTTCAGGTCCTCGTCGTCCAGGTAGCGGAAGGTGGGGTCGCGGAAGTCGTGCGGGTCGATGTTGATGAACAGGAACTGCCCGTCCCTGAGCGCCGTGTCGATCCCCTCGATCGCCTTCTTCCGGCAGAGGCGCGACAGCTCCCAGATGAGGTTGGCTTCTTCCGCCACGCCGAACAGCACCTCGGGCGAGCGCAGGCCGCGGTGCGTGCCGCGCGCCAGCGCCTCGTATCCGTAGATCTCCTTGGTCTCCGTCACCACGATGGGGTGGTAGACGATGTAGACCGCGCCCTGCCGGATGGTTTCCTTCAGGTCCGCCACCTTCCGGCTGCGCTCGCGGCTCTCCACCCCCCGCGCCGCCGCCGCCGCCTCGCGGATGCCGCGGTAGATGATGCGCTCGGGACGGATCTTGGGGTTGCGGAACAGCGTGGTGGAGCCGATGTAGATCTCGAAGAGCCCGGCCACGTCCTCGCCGTGCAGCGCCTCGATGCGCGTGCGGATGTGCTCCTCCAGGTCGTGCGCGATCTCGTTGATGCGCCGCTCGGCCTGCTCCACGCCTTCGGGAAGGTCGGTGAAGAAGATGAAGTCGTCGTCGCCGGTGTGGCTGACCATGAGCAGGTTCTCTTCCCCGCCCTGCGCGCTGTAGAAGTCGCGCACCGCCTGGGCGGTGGTCTGCAGCACCTCGTCCAGCTTCTCCCAGCCGTAGATCTCCTCGAGCTTGCTGTAGCGCACGAACTCGATGTACAGCACGGTCATCCGCCCGCGCCGCTCCAGCAGCTCGCGGCCGCGCTCCAGCATCACCGGCAGCGTGGGAAAGCCGGTGTAGCGGTCGTACAGCAATTCTTCGTAGCGGAGATGGTCGGCCAGCTCGCCGGCGGGGGCGTCGCCCATGGCGCGCGGGCGGAAGCCCAGCGCCCACAGCCGCGCGTGGATCTCGTCGGCGGTGGCGGGCAGGAGCAGCCACTCCTCCACCCCGCAGCGCACGGCGCGGCGCACGTCTTCGTCGCCGCGGCAGACGGCGACGAGGGGGATGCCGCGCGCGCGGGTCTCGTCGC contains:
- a CDS encoding bifunctional oligoribonuclease/PAP phosphatase NrnA, yielding MQDAPVAEAHASPVVGLARLLESRRGERHVVAIQDFPDPDAISSAMAYRELAEVFGISADIVYDGQISHPENLALVNLLEIHLVRFDAEVDLERYAAAVFVDNQGTTTHLTERLKTAGVPTLAVIDHHDPQDYLDPIFSDVRPLGAAATILSEYLQSGVILKLEPTDESHVRLATALMHGLHSETDGFVRARPPEYQAAAYLSRFMDSDLLEKVLCVQKSHATLRVIEKALGGRTVRNGFSIAGVGSVRMSDRDAIPQAADFLLTEENVHTAIVYGLLAGDDGREAISGSLRTNKSTLRVDRFLKDALGEDLRGRPYGGGRSRAGGFEIDCGFLTGDEDDDEQQRLKWQLYDRRIRRKLFRAAGVEDLDYVLERASDAEEEDR
- a CDS encoding EAL domain-containing protein — its product is MRIVGYVGDPALQDSLAAAAAKLGAELTTVNAGEWPAADNADQLIPVLRTHPDSVVFEMRTQLVNTVRDETRARGIPLVAVCRGDEDVRRAVRCGVEEWLLLPATADEIHARLWALGFRPRAMGDAPAGELADHLRYEELLYDRYTGFPTLPVMLERGRELLERRGRMTVLYIEFVRYSKLEEIYGWEKLDEVLQTTAQAVRDFYSAQGGEENLLMVSHTGDDDFIFFTDLPEGVEQAERRINEIAHDLEEHIRTRIEALHGEDVAGLFEIYIGSTTLFRNPKIRPERIIYRGIREAAAAARGVESRERSRKVADLKETIRQGAVYIVYHPIVVTETKEIYGYEALARGTHRGLRSPEVLFGVAEEANLIWELSRLCRKKAIEGIDTALRDGQFLFINIDPHDFRDPTFRYLDDEDLNVPHPDRIVLEITERTAITDYPTFQGYLKEFRDRGFRFAVDDAGSGYAGLGSIANLSPDFIKLDISLISGIDTNFMKQNLVETMVQFANDHGIKVIAEGVEREEEYQTVKQIGVHLTQGFLFHDAQSRTPPIGLTGVGA